Genomic segment of Corynebacterium urealyticum DSM 7109:
TGACCGGACGGCTCAAGAACTCACGCAGGCGAAAGCCATGGAGATGGATGCACGCCTGCAGCTGCGAACGGCTGAGGAACGCGCCGCCGCCACCCGCGGCAAGGCGGACAACCTGCGGCGCCAGGCCCGCCAGGAAGAGGCCTCCCGCAAACAGCACGAGATCGCACGGGCGCGCCGCGAAGCCAAGCGCCAGGCAGCGCTCATCGTGCAGGAACAGGCCGAACGGGTCGGCCAGCGCATCACCGATGCACTCCATCGTGCCCAGGAGTCCCGCACCCTGACCGAGCAGGCACACCGCCAATGGCAGGAACGCATGCGCCAGCAAAAGGCAGAGGTCAATAAGTACAACAGTCAGCTCGGGGCGGTCACCCAGCGGGCGCACGAGGCGGAGCTGAAGCGCAACCAGGCACAGCTCAAGCTCGAGCAGGCCGCGGAATCTGCGATGGAGCAGCTCACCATGACGTCCGAACAGCTGCTGGCCGTCGAGCTCCCGGAGGACTTCGATCAGGCCACAGCGCGTAAGGAGCTCAAGCAGGCGGAGAAAGACTTGAACTCCCTCGGCAAGGTCAACCCACTGGCGCTGGAGGAGTATAAAGCGCTGGAGGAACGCTATTCCTTCCTCGCCAGCCAGCTCGACGATGTCGAACGCGCCCGCGAGGACCTCAACGGGGTGATCAAGGACGTGGACAACACCATCCTCACCCTCTTCGTGGAAGCCTGGCACGACGTGGAGGAGCAGTTCCCCAAGGTCTTCGAGACCCTCTTCCCGGGTGGGTCCGGCCGACTGGTGCTGACCGACCCGGAGGACATGCTCACCACCGGTATCGAGGTGGAAGCTCGCCCGCCGGGCAAGAAGGTCAAGCGCCTGAGCCTGCTTTCCGGCGGTGAGAAGTCGCTGACCGCGCTGGCACTACTCGTCGCCATCTTCCGTGCTCGCCCCAGCCCGTTCTACGTCATGGATGAGGTCGAAGCTGCGTTGGACGACGTCAACCTGCGACGCCTGATCGCGCTGTTCGAAGAGTTGCGTAAGGACTCCCAGCTGATCGTGATCACGCACCAGAAGCCGACGATGGATGTGGCCAATGTCCTCTACGGTGTGACCATGCGTGGGGACGGCGTGACGCGCGTTATTTCGCAGCGTATGAAGCCACTGGAAGCCGGTTAGCCCAGGCCAGCCCGCACACAGGGGGAACGGGCTGGGGCGTGCGGAATTGCTAGCCGGGTAAAGGCTAGGATTGGCGGACGTGACTACCAGCCCGATTGCAGACCTGAATGACACTCTCCTCGCCTGGGCCTCCAGCGCCGAGGCGGAACTCGCGACGAAACTCAAGGACATCCAGCTTTTTGTGGAGCTGGACATCACCGGAGATGAGCTCGAACGGCTCACCCGCTTCTACGGAACCTTCTTGGGCCGCCAAATCACTGCCGGCGCGGACGATGCCGCGCTGCTGCAGACCTGTCCGGCGCTGACCGCCGCAGTGCTGATCTCGCGAGCCGCGAAGCTCAACGAAGTTCCCCAGGTGGCCTCCGAGTTCTGGGCCGGGCTTGGGCTGGAGGCCACCGAGGATCGAGTGGCGCTCATCGAAGGGCACTTCGCGGAGATCCTGCAGGCTGCTGGGCTTGACCCGATGGATGACCTCGCTGGTGGTCCGGATGGCGAGCTGGGGCGGCTCTTCGGACACGTGGGCATCGCCAGCGACTGGACACCGGAGCTCATCGAGCTGATCGACACCCGTCGCATGTCGGGAGAGGCAGCCGAGGACCTGAGCGAGGAAGCGGCGGCGGTTGTCGCAGAGTTGGCGACGCAGCGTCTCCAGCTGGGGCCGCTGTGCGCAACCTCCCCCGAGCTAGCTCAAAAGCTGATTGAGCCGGTCGTCCGGGTGGTGCACCAGGGGGCAGAAGCGGGCCAGTGGCACCGCGCGTTGCAGAAGAACTCCGTCTTTCCGCTGGTCGCCGAGGAGATTGCAGCCGAGCTGAGGGAGCGCCCCATCGGCACTGTGGATCGCCGCTACACGGTGGGCGTGGCCCACGCTGAGGACCGGCCGCGGCTGCGCCTCGACGTACTGCGTCGCCGGGTGCTGCTGCGCCTGCCGGAGCAGGAGCTGGCAGATAGCCACTTCACCAACCTTGATGAGGTGCGTTGGCGCCTAGATTTCGACGGCAGCCCGTCGGCATTCATCACCAGCAAGGCGGACCGCCCGGGTGCGAAAACCAGCGAGATTTTCGACATCCCGGTGCGACGACCCCTGCGTGAGATTTGGGTACGCAACGTGGCCTCCCGCGAGCAGTGGCAGATCCCCATGGTTAGCACTGAGGACCCCAGCCTGATCTTCACCGAGCGCGGTGGGGACCTGACGGAGATGGCCACCCTGCACCACGCCGCGGTATGGGTGGTCTGCCCCTCGGATGCCCGCGCGGTGGATCCGGTGAGCGATCAGGAGATCCCGGTACTCGAGGAGCACGAGGTCAAGGCCTGGGAGGGCTGGGCAATTCGCCTGCTGGATCTCTCGGCTGCCCTCTCACTGCACCTTGAGCGCCCGGGCGAGCGCCGCCCGTCAATCGGGAGCGTGCGCGCCGTCGACCCGCGCCAGCGCGTGCGATTCATCGAACCGGGGGAGCCCGTCCCGGGGGTGCGCACCCAGTCCGGCCGGCCGATCCTTTCCGAGTCTCTGCTTGTCGAGTTCCCGCCGACCCAGTCGGGCGCGGTGGAGACCTGGTTCTTGACCATCGGTGCCTACGCGGGCCCCGGCGAGTACGGCGACACGGTCGCCGATGAGGAGCCTTTGGAGGTTCCGCCCGAGGGTGGGTCCTTCGAAGTCTTCGACCCGGAGGCCTATGACAGCCCATGGGCGGGCGAGTACCTGGTGCGGCTGCGCGGTCCGCGCAACGAGTCCTTCCGCCACGAGTACGCCCTAGTCGAGGGGCTTGGCACCGAGGTAGAGATCGATGGACCTTCCGCGCTGACCCGGCTGCCGCAGCGCGGGGGACTCAGCCCGACGACGGTGAAGCTGCTTGCCGGTGAAAAGCCCTTTTCCCGCCGGGTGAAGACCACCGTGGGTCCCGATCAGAAGTACGTCACGACGGTCGTGGAAACCGATGCGGGCGACGCGCTACCGGTCGTCGTGCACCCACCACGACTGCGCTACCAGCTCACGCTGCGTGGCGAGGAGCCGATGTGGCGTACGGAGGCCGTGCGCACCAGCTCCTCCTGGCTGGACCAGGACACCAAGTTCCGCGTCCGCCCCGGCAGCCCCCTGGACCAGCCGCTCGAGCGTCCTAGCCTCGTCATCCGCGACCGCCACGGTGCCCCGGTGCGCACGCTGAAGCTGGAGACGGAGGACAACATCACCTGGTCCGCGGAGCTCGCTGCCGCGGCGTCCTCCCTCGCTGTGCTCTCACAGGGCAGCTTCGAGCTGGAGTTCATCGACTCCGTCGCTCGCCGCCGTGTTTCCGTCCGACTGGCGAATATCGTTCCGGCACCAACCTGGAACGTGTCCTACGCCGACGGCGCACTCGTCTTCGATACGGGTGCGGATGACACGACCCCCGACCTCGGTTGCTGGAGCGCGTGGGTGTGGCCTGTGACGGCGCCGTGGCAGCCCGCCCGTACCGTCACCATCGGTGCCACGGGTGAGCCTGTCGAGCTCCCCGCCGAACTGCAGGACGCCGGTCCGCTCGCTGTTCAGCTCTTTGCCCCGGATCGTTTCTCCTTCCTCCGGCCGCCCTCTGGCCCGGGCGAGCGTGCACAGACCGTCGAGGCCGAAGGCTACTTCGGGCGAGGGGAGGACACCCCGTGGTCGCACCTGTCGGCTTTCCTCGTCGGGGAGGCCGAGCAGGCCCCGTCCGACCCGGAAATTCTGCCGACCCTGTGGGACGTGCAGGCCGGCTGGCTGCAGAAGCGTGCCCAGGTGCCACCGGCTCTTAGCCAGCGGGTGCGCGAGGCGCTCACCCACGATGCGCGCGCTTCGGTGCACGCGATGGGCCGGTCGCTGGTCGCCACTGCGGACCGGCCTGCGCAGTTCATTGCCTCGGGTCTGGTGCACTCCTCCTTCGACGTCACCCAGGAGGAGCTGATGAGCCCCGCGGAGCAGAAGCGGGACGAGATCGGCACCCCATGGATCCACGCCTTGGACATCCTTGGTGCGATCGCGCGCCTTGATGAGGAAGACTCCGAGCAGCTGCCGAGCATCAAGGCATTGAAGAAGCAGCTGGCAGCCACCGCCGGCGAGGGGGCCGTCAAGACCCTGGAGACGGGGCACGACCGTTCCCTGGACAACTCCTGCATCGACGCCACCACCGTCCAGATCGCGCACATGAACGAGGATCAGCAGAAGGCAGTGCTCGCCATGTTCTTCGGCGACGCCGGTCTGGTCCCGGGGGCGATTTCGGACGAGAACAGCCGACTCATCGCCGTCTTCGATACCTTCACCCACCGTGCGGCGCTCTCCGAACTTCTCGGTGATCCGACGTTGATGACGACGGCGGTGGCGGTGTTGCGCCGGATCAAGTCGGCGAATCGCCAGCTATACCTCTCCGCTCGGGTGCGCTTCGAACGCCTCGACGGGGTGGATACCGATGATCCGCAGAACCGCTGGGCACTGGCGCCAGTGATCTCCATGGTCTTCGCGCTGGCCACGCGCATGCACGCACACGGCCACCTGCCGACCCTGGGCAAGCTGCCGCAGGCCTATGAGGGCTGGGCGAAGATGGCTCAGCTGGTTCCAGACCTCGTGACCGGCGATGTGGTCCTCGCTGATGCGATGGTTCTCGGTGTGTTCGGGCCAAATCTGAAAGACTAGGGATTATGAACGTTTTCATCTGGGTACTCATTGGCCTGGTGGTGCTGGCCGCCATCGTGGCGATCGTCGTCGTCCTGGGCCTGCGCCGCAACAAGTCCAAGCAGATCTCCTTCGAGAAGTCTCCGGAGATCGAGAAGAAGCCGTCCTCGGGCGACTACCAGGCCAAGGGTGGTTTTAACTTCACCTCTGGCGGGGAGTCCCCAGCTCCGACCTCGGAGGAGGCAGGCCGCCCGACGATGGATATCGGCGGGGTGAGCGTCCCGGCTCCTTTCGAGAAGGAAAAGGAAGCCCAGCCACACGGGGAAGCTCCTGCGGAGGCTTCCGAGAAGCCGGCACCGGCGAAGGCTGAGCCAGAGCAGCCTGCGGCTGAGAAGGCCGACGCCGACGAGACCTCGCCCGCCGCCGCCGAGGAAGAGAAGCCGGCCGAGCCAGCAGCGCCCGCTGAGTTGGCAGTCCCTGCTGCAGAGCAGGGGGAGCCGGACGCCGAGAAGGCAGCCGAAGACCCGCAGGGGGAGCAGGCTGGCAGCGAGAAGCCGGTCGAGGCAGAGCCAGCCGAAAAACGGGAGACCACGGCGCCGGTTGACGTCCCGGCCCCTCCAGCTGCGGCCCCGGAGGAAGCTGCAGCGGAGAAGGAGGCCGAGAAGGCCGACGCCGCCGCTGCGGACACCGCAGAAAACGGGTCTGTAGATGAGGTTGCGGACGGCGCCACCCCGGCCGAGAAGCAGGAAGCTGCCCGCACCCAGGAGATCGCGCCAGTCGAGGGTCGCCTCGGCAAGCTGCGTGGCCGCATGGCGAAGTCCCAGAACGTTATCGGTCGCGGCGTCCTGGGTATTCTCAGCGCAGGCGATCTGGACGAGGATGCGTGGGAAGAAATCGAGGACACGCTCCTCATGGCGGACCTCGGCGCCGACACCACGATGAAGGTCGTGGACTCCCTGCGCGAACGCATCGCCTCCCAGGGTGTGGAGAGCGAGGAGCAGGCGCGCGCGATGCTGCGCGAGGTTCTCATCGAAGCCGGCAAGCCTGAGCTGGACCGCTCCATCAAGGCAATGCCTTATAAGGGCAAGCCGGGTGTGATCATGGTTGTTGGTGTCAACGGCACCGGCAAGACCACCACCACCGGCAAGCTGTCTCGCGTGCTCGTCGGCATGGGCAAGCACGTCGTGCTGGGCGCCGCAGACACCTTCCGTGCAGCCGCTGCCGACCAGCTGGAGACCTGGGGCAACCGGGTAGGCGCGCGCACCGTCCGAGGCAAGGAGGGCGCAGATCCGGCGTCCGTGGCTTTCGACTCGGTGAGCCAGGGAATGGACGAGCAGGCGGACGTCGTCCTCGTGGATACCGCAGGCCGACTGCACACGTCCGTCGGGCTGATGGACCAGCTGGGCAAGGTCAAGCGTGTCGTGGAAAAGCGCGCCCGCGTGGACGAGGTGCTGCTTGTGCTGGATGCCACGGTGGGGCAGAACGGCCTGATGCAGGCCCGCGTCTTCCGCGACGTCGTGGACATCACCGGCGTGGTGCTGACCAAGCTGGACGGCACCGCCAAGGGTGGCATCGTCTTCCAGGTGCAGGAGGAGCTCGGCGTTCCGGTGAAACTCGTCGGCCTCGGCGAGGGCGCAGATGACCTCGCACCATTTGAGGTGGAGAGCTTCGTGGACGCGCTCCTGGGATAAAAAGAGCTTTTCAGCCTCAGTTTTTTTGGGGTTTGAGCGGCGGAACCTAACCATGGGTTCCGCCGCTTTTTTTTCGTATTTTTCTCTGTTTTTGCGCTGTCGCATAGTGATAAATTTATTTTCTGTAATCACGATCAACTGACCGAGTTCTTCGGTCTCGCCCACAGTATTTTCGACGCCTCCGGGAATCCTCTCATCGACGCCGACGGCATGCCGAACGCCGTCAACGTCCTGTTTCAGATGACTTTTGCCATGATCGCCACCGCGATCATCTCCGGCTCGCTGGCCAATAGGGTGAAGATCCACACCTGGCTGATCTTCACCGCAGTATGGGTCGTTCTGGTTTACGCGCCGATGGCGCACATGGTCTGGGGTGGTGGACTCCTCGGCGAGGGGGCCAACAGCCTGTCCGCGTGGCTCTTCGGAACCCATATGGAAGGCGCCGAGGCGGTCGCCAATATCGCGCCCATCGACTTTGCAGGCGGCACGGTCATTCACATCAACGCCGGCGTGGCTGGTCTCGTTCTGGCACTCATCATCGGCAAGTCCCAGAGTTTCATGAAGGAGCCCGATACCCCGCACAACCTGCCACTGGTGATGCTGGGTGCAGCACTGCTGTGGTTTGGTTGGTTCGGTTTCAATGGTGGCTCCGCTATGGCAGCCGATGGCAGCGCGGCACTGGTCTGCTTGAACACCTGTGTTGCGGTCTGTGCCGCGATGCTGGGATGGATGGTCAGCGAACGGATCCGAACGGGCTACGTCACCTCCCTGGGGACGGCTTCCGGCGTGGTCGCCGGCCTGGTCGTCATCACTCCGGGGGCTGGGGACATGTCCCCGCTGACCTCGATGCTCGCCGGTGTCGTCGGCGGCGTACTGGCTTCTTATAGCATCTCGCTGAAGTACCGCCTCGGCTTCGACGATTCCCTGGACGTCGTTGGTCTGCACTTGGCCGCGGGGCTGTGGGGGACCATCGCCCCAGGCCTGTTTGCCTCCGGCCGCGGACTTCTGACCGGTGGAGGAGTGGACGGCGCCAAGCTGCTCGTGGTTCAGGTGCTCATCGCCGTCATTGCCGCAGTCTTTGGTGCTGTTCTGACCGCGGTGATCGCGCTGCTTCTCAAGCACACCCTCGGCTGGCGAATTAGCGCCGAGGAGGAGAACGCGGGCATCGACGTGACGCACCACCGCGAACGGGCCTATCACACCGTCGCTGATGAGGCGGTCGCGCAGCGGGAGTAGCCCCCGTAACTGACTCTCACACGCCCGGTCGTTGCCGGACAACGCCCCCGCCGCGCTAAGGTGGCAGGGATAACTACTTAACGTTGTTCGCCCCGGCTGGGCGTTGAGACGTTTCAGCGATCGTATTAAGGGAGACACGAGAACGTGTTTGAGTCACTTTCAGACCGGCTATCAGGTGCGCTTAAAGGCCTGCGTGGCAAGGGCCGCCTCACTGAGCAGGACATCAACACCACCGCACGCGAAATCCGCCTCGCGCTGCTCGAGGCGGACGTCTCCCTGCCCGTCGTGCGCGCCTTCATCAAGCGCATCAAGGAGCGGGCCAACGGCGTCATCGTCTCCGAAGCACTGAACCCGGCCCAGCAGGTCATCAAGATCGTCGACGAGGAGCTCAAGGAGATCCTTGGTGGCGAGACGCGCCGC
This window contains:
- the ftsY gene encoding signal recognition particle-docking protein FtsY, which translates into the protein MNVFIWVLIGLVVLAAIVAIVVVLGLRRNKSKQISFEKSPEIEKKPSSGDYQAKGGFNFTSGGESPAPTSEEAGRPTMDIGGVSVPAPFEKEKEAQPHGEAPAEASEKPAPAKAEPEQPAAEKADADETSPAAAEEEKPAEPAAPAELAVPAAEQGEPDAEKAAEDPQGEQAGSEKPVEAEPAEKRETTAPVDVPAPPAAAPEEAAAEKEAEKADAAAADTAENGSVDEVADGATPAEKQEAARTQEIAPVEGRLGKLRGRMAKSQNVIGRGVLGILSAGDLDEDAWEEIEDTLLMADLGADTTMKVVDSLRERIASQGVESEEQARAMLREVLIEAGKPELDRSIKAMPYKGKPGVIMVVGVNGTGKTTTTGKLSRVLVGMGKHVVLGAADTFRAAAADQLETWGNRVGARTVRGKEGADPASVAFDSVSQGMDEQADVVLVDTAGRLHTSVGLMDQLGKVKRVVEKRARVDEVLLVLDATVGQNGLMQARVFRDVVDITGVVLTKLDGTAKGGIVFQVQEELGVPVKLVGLGEGADDLAPFEVESFVDALLG
- a CDS encoding ammonium transporter, which produces MDADGMPNAVNVLFQMTFAMIATAIISGSLANRVKIHTWLIFTAVWVVLVYAPMAHMVWGGGLLGEGANSLSAWLFGTHMEGAEAVANIAPIDFAGGTVIHINAGVAGLVLALIIGKSQSFMKEPDTPHNLPLVMLGAALLWFGWFGFNGGSAMAADGSAALVCLNTCVAVCAAMLGWMVSERIRTGYVTSLGTASGVVAGLVVITPGAGDMSPLTSMLAGVVGGVLASYSISLKYRLGFDDSLDVVGLHLAAGLWGTIAPGLFASGRGLLTGGGVDGAKLLVVQVLIAVIAAVFGAVLTAVIALLLKHTLGWRISAEEENAGIDVTHHRERAYHTVADEAVAQRE